In the genome of Candidatus Methylomirabilota bacterium, the window GGGGGGCATCGGGGGGTCTTCCGAGACCCCCCGAAATGACCTAGAGGCGGGACTTGAGCTTGGCGGGCGCCCCGCTCCAGACGGCCGGCACCACCGGCTGGTAGATCGAGAGGACCTTCCGCACGTACTCCCGCGTCTCCCGGTAGGGGGGGACCCCGCCGTGCGCGCGCACCGCGTCCTCCCCGGCGTTGTAGGCCGCCAGGACGAGCCTCAGGTTGCCGTCGTAGCGCGCGAGCAGATTCCGGAGGTGACGGACCCCGCCGTCGAGGTTCGCCGCCGGATCGAACACGTCGGCGATGCCCAGGGTGGCGGCCCGCCCCGGCATGAGCTGCATGAGCCCGCCAGCGCCCTTCGGCGACACCGCCCGGTGGTTGCCGGCCGACTCGACCTGGACGACGGCCTCGACGAGCCGCCGATCGACGCCGTAGCGCGTCGCCGCGCTCTCGATCTCGCGGGCGAAGCCCGGCGCCGGCGGCGGCGCTGTTGGCGCGACGACCGGAGGCGAGCAGGCGCCGGGGGCCAGGCGCAGATAGCGGGGATCGCAGGGGCTGTTGGTGAAGTGGACCACGCCGGCCTCGTCCTCGACGCGCAAGACTTGCGCGCCGGCGGGCGCGATCAGCACGAAGACGGTCAGCGTAACGACTGCGGCAATCAGGGGTTGGCGCGCACGCGTCGTCACAATCCTGTATCCTACAGCAAACCCGGTGCCCGGCCCGAAGAATCGAGTCGGTCGATGCGGGGCAGGATCTCCGTCTCCGCGGCCTGGAGGTCCTGGGGAAAGTCGATCTCGATCCACGGAAGTCCGGCGGTGGAACAGGCGACGAA includes:
- a CDS encoding transglycosylase SLT domain-containing protein, translated to MTTRARQPLIAAVVTLTVFVLIAPAGAQVLRVEDEAGVVHFTNSPCDPRYLRLAPGACSPPVVAPTAPPPAPGFAREIESAATRYGVDRRLVEAVVQVESAGNHRAVSPKGAGGLMQLMPGRAATLGIADVFDPAANLDGGVRHLRNLLARYDGNLRLVLAAYNAGEDAVRAHGGVPPYRETREYVRKVLSIYQPVVPAVWSGAPAKLKSRL